TGTGGCGTCGGTTGGGTGACAACCGGCTCATGAGGCGCCTCCCGTGGGGGACGTTTGTGTCTGGCGGTGTGCCGCGCCCGTGACCGGGGAGCGGCGAGCGAGCCATAAGTAAAGGCCACTGATCAGCACCACCATGGTGATCACGTCGAGCAGCGCCCAGAGGAGTTTCAGCGGCAGACCACCGTAATCACCGAAATGCAGTGGCCCGGACAGCGCCAGGGTTTTGTTGTACCAGGGCATTTCGCGCATGGCCGCGAACGCTCCGGTGCGAGCGTCCACCAGCGCCGGCGTGACGATGTGAGAGGTCAGCGGTGTGTTGCCGTGCAGAAACACCGCGTAGTGATAGTCCGTGGACCAATCGCCGCCGGGGAAAGCCACGAACTGCAAGGTCATGTCCGCGGCGGCTTCCCGAGCCTGGGCCACGGCGTCGTCCAGGGAGGCCATCTCCTGGGGAGAGGGCACGGTAGCGCCCTGATAGCCGGCGGTGAGATCGGCCAGTGAGCGGTTCTGCCAGGTCTCCAGGATCGGGGTGGCAAGGGTGTTGACCACGCCGGTGAGGCCCACCACGGTGAGCCAGGCCACGGTAACGATGCCGAGCAGGTTGTGATAGTCCAGCCATTTCAGCCGCTTCGACCGGTTGCTTCGCAGCGTGCCGAAGTCCAGCTTGCGCATGAACGGGGCGTAGAGCACCACGCCGGAAACCATGGCGAGCACCAGCAGAACGCCCATGGCGCCCAGGAATAACATGCCGGGAAGGCCCAGGAACAAATCGGTGTGCAGCTGCAGAATGAAATCCATGACGCCGCCTTCGTGCCCGGGCACCACCTCGCCGCTGGTGCGGTCGAAGGAAGCGAAGTGCATGTCACCAGCAGCCGCGTCCGGGGTGGGGCCGGTGGTGACGTTGACCACCGGCCGGTCGGTATCGAAGCTCATGAACAAGGGCACCTCGCCGGGGCGGTGGGTGAGGGCGGCGTCGAGCAACTGATCCAGGGACAGCAAGGGCCCGCCCGGATTGGCCGGTTGCCAGTCGCCGCTGTCCGTCAGGGCGTCGATCTCGTCATGAAAAATCAACGGCAGGCCGGTGAGGCACAGCATCAGCATGAAGGCGGTGCAGATCAGGCTGGTCCACTTGTGGACGGCGGACCAGAGCGTCAGGGTTTTCTGTTTCATAGCGGAAAACTGCCTGGGCGCCCCACCCCGGGGACGGGGCGCCTGGGTTGCCGGGTTAGTAGTCGAGGGTTGCCGACAGCAGGACCGTGCGGGGAGCGCCGACGGTCAGATAACCGGCGCCGGGAAAACCGCCGGCGGAAGCCCAATAGTCCTCGCCGGTGACGTTCTCCACCCGCCCGCGCAGGGTCAGGAACATGGAATCGCTGAGAGCGATCAGGTAGCGGGCGCCCAGATCGAGCCGGGTCCAGGCGTCGACTTTCTGGGTGTTGGCTTCATCCGCGTATTGGGAACTGGTGTAGATCACCCGGCCATCCACGGCCAGGTCCGGCAGTTGCGGAACCCGATACTCCAGATTCAGATTGGCCTGGGTTTCCGGTGAGCCGATGGCGTCGTTGCCGTCCACATCCGCGTCCAGGAAGCTGAGGCCGCCGAGTACGCTGAGGTCGCGAGTCAGATTGCCGTAGGCCATCAACTCGACGCCGGTGTTTTCCTGGTGGTCGACGACTTTATACACATTGGCTGCGGTGTAACCGGCCACCGGTTTGCGGCTACGATAGACAGAAACGCTGCCTCCGAGTCGGCCGCCATCGTATTTGACCCCCACTTCGCTCTGCTCGGTTTCATAGGGTTCGAGTGCTTCTCCGGCGTTGACTACCGGGGTGTTGTTGTTTTCGGCCGACGCAACCTGACCTCTCTGCAGGCCTTCAATGTAGCTGGCATACACGGAAACGGCGGGGGTGAGTTTATAGAGCACGCCGACACTGGGAGAGAGAGCATGGTCGTCATAACTGGCATTGCGCGGACCGCCGCCATAGGCGTAACTCTTATCCTGGATATTCTGGTAGCGGGCGCCGAGAGTAACCAGTAAACGCTCGTCCAGCATGGACAATTGATCGGCGAGAGCCACGCTATTGAACCGGGTCTTGGCTGTCAGTTGCGGGCTATCCAGATTGCCGCCGGGAAAGTCGGCGATAGGCATGGACTTGTCCTCTGGCCGATATATATTGCCTGTGGTCGCCGTCAGTGCCATGGCGTAGGCGTTCTTCGACCTCAACTCGTAGGTGGAACCGGACACAGTGAGGCTATGGCCGATGGCGCCGGTGTCGAAGGTGAACCGCACGCCGGTCTCACCGGTAACCACCGTGTCCTCGCGCGCGGTATCAAAGCGATTGGCGGTGTAGTTACCGTTGCTGCTATCTACCGTGGGATTGGCGAAGATGGAATCCTCTTCACCCTGGCGGGCGCCGAGTGCGGCCCAGGCGGTGATGTTATCGGAGAAGTCGTACTCGGCGCGCAGAGTGCCGAACAGATCGTTCGAATCCGAGTAAGTCCAGGACTGGCCGATGGATTCGTCGGCGTTCGGTGCGTCGGTGATGGGCACGACGATGCCCTGATCAGGCTGATTTTTAAAAGTAATGTTCGGTTGTCCGCCGTCGATACGGTGTTTCTGGAAACCCAGATCGGCGGAGACGCGCAGGGCATCGCCGCGGTAATCCAGGCCGATATGGGCCATGGACAGCTCCGACTCCTCGCCGTCCACGGCGGTGTCCCCGTCTCGGCGGGCGGCGTTCACGCGGATACCGAAGCGGCCGTCGTCGGAGCGGTTGGCCACATCGGCGGCGACCATGCCCTGGCCGCCGCTGCGCGCCCCCAGTGTGATCTGATTGATCGGCTCGTTGGGCGCGCGTTTGGGCAGCACGTTGACGCCGCCGCCGAGGCCGCTGCCGCCGGGAGCGGCGCCTTTGAGGAAAGTATTGGCGCCACGGAACACCTGCACCCGCTCGATGAACTCCGACGCCAGGTACTGGCGCGGCAGCAAACCGTACAGGCCGTTGTAGGTCATGTCATCGGAATACACCGGCAGGCCACGAACCAGGTACACCTGCTGGTAGTTGCCGAAGCCCCGGGCCACCCGCACCGCCGGATCATTGAGCAGGATCTCGCCGACGCTGGCGGCCTGCTGGTCCTCGATCAGTTGCTCGGTGTAGCTGGTGAAACTGTAGGGCGTTTCCATCACCGACTGGCTGCCGAGAATACCGACGGAGCCGCCTTCCGCCACCTGGCCGCCCGCGTACGCCTTGCTCAGGCCCTCGGCGGAAGCGTCGGCGCTGGATTGCACTTCCACTGGCGCCAGCTGATGGGGGCCGCCGCTGTCTTCATCCGAGGTCTGCGCCTGTGCAGTGGGGAAGGCGCCGATGGCAAGCAGGGACAATGAGAGAGAGGAAAGCCGCAAAGTGGTTGGTCGCATGGTGATCCCCGTTATGGTTGGTTATCCAGGTGAGCGGGGTAATTGTAGCAATAATGAGAATGGTTTGCTTTGGTGGTGAGCCGGTCACCAATGATATCGTTGTCCCTGGGGAACTGCTGTCCCGCAGTTCCGAGAGATCCCGCCTACCTCGCCGTATTAACAGGTCTCGGGGGCATAAACTGAGGGGGGTGCTACAAGGCCGCTGTAGGAGCTTGCCCTGCAAGCGAATTACGTTGCGCTTCAAAAAATTCGCTTGCAGGCAAGCTCCTACAGCGGCTTCGTCCCGGCGGGGGAGCGATCAGCGTGCAGGCGCGTCCCGAAATGTGGGACAGCCGTGGTCCCTGGAGCTTGATTGTGAGGGGCAGGCGGTGGATCGCGGTCCTCTTCATGCTGGAAAGGACCGGCATGCTGGAAAGGACCGCGATCACCGCCGGATTCCGGGGCCTTATACCTCGAACTGATCGTTCAGCTTTTTTGCCACCGCGGCCAGTTTCAGTTTGGCGAATTGCGGCAGGCCGTTCTTGTACGGCGGGTAGGACTCGCCTTCGATCAGCGGCGCCAGATAGTCGCGGGCGGAGGGGGTGATGCCGAAACCG
This sequence is a window from Alloalcanivorax dieselolei B5. Protein-coding genes within it:
- a CDS encoding PepSY-associated TM helix domain-containing protein is translated as MKQKTLTLWSAVHKWTSLICTAFMLMLCLTGLPLIFHDEIDALTDSGDWQPANPGGPLLSLDQLLDAALTHRPGEVPLFMSFDTDRPVVNVTTGPTPDAAAGDMHFASFDRTSGEVVPGHEGGVMDFILQLHTDLFLGLPGMLFLGAMGVLLVLAMVSGVVLYAPFMRKLDFGTLRSNRSKRLKWLDYHNLLGIVTVAWLTVVGLTGVVNTLATPILETWQNRSLADLTAGYQGATVPSPQEMASLDDAVAQAREAAADMTLQFVAFPGGDWSTDYHYAVFLHGNTPLTSHIVTPALVDARTGAFAAMREMPWYNKTLALSGPLHFGDYGGLPLKLLWALLDVITMVVLISGLYLWLARRSPVTGAAHRQTQTSPTGGAS
- a CDS encoding TonB-dependent receptor, translated to MRPTTLRLSSLSLSLLAIGAFPTAQAQTSDEDSGGPHQLAPVEVQSSADASAEGLSKAYAGGQVAEGGSVGILGSQSVMETPYSFTSYTEQLIEDQQAASVGEILLNDPAVRVARGFGNYQQVYLVRGLPVYSDDMTYNGLYGLLPRQYLASEFIERVQVFRGANTFLKGAAPGGSGLGGGVNVLPKRAPNEPINQITLGARSGGQGMVAADVANRSDDGRFGIRVNAARRDGDTAVDGEESELSMAHIGLDYRGDALRVSADLGFQKHRIDGGQPNITFKNQPDQGIVVPITDAPNADESIGQSWTYSDSNDLFGTLRAEYDFSDNITAWAALGARQGEEDSIFANPTVDSSNGNYTANRFDTAREDTVVTGETGVRFTFDTGAIGHSLTVSGSTYELRSKNAYAMALTATTGNIYRPEDKSMPIADFPGGNLDSPQLTAKTRFNSVALADQLSMLDERLLVTLGARYQNIQDKSYAYGGGPRNASYDDHALSPSVGVLYKLTPAVSVYASYIEGLQRGQVASAENNNTPVVNAGEALEPYETEQSEVGVKYDGGRLGGSVSVYRSRKPVAGYTAANVYKVVDHQENTGVELMAYGNLTRDLSVLGGLSFLDADVDGNDAIGSPETQANLNLEYRVPQLPDLAVDGRVIYTSSQYADEANTQKVDAWTRLDLGARYLIALSDSMFLTLRGRVENVTGEDYWASAGGFPGAGYLTVGAPRTVLLSATLDY